Below is a genomic region from Rosa chinensis cultivar Old Blush chromosome 5, RchiOBHm-V2, whole genome shotgun sequence.
TTCGGAGGTGGTGGCGGTGGAGGACTTGGGGCGGAGCAGGAGGAGGCTTCGGTGGAGGAGCTGGTGCCGGTGGTGGGTTTGGAGGTGGATTGCCTTGAAGACGTGCATGAATGATGATATAGCTGCATGCATGTCAAATCAATCAATAATTGATAAATGTGATTTAGTTTCTATCAAATTCTATGTTACAATTGATCGAGTCTTTGTTGTGTCAACTGTAAGTGTCCGATCTTGTTATCGTTGCTTAATTTGGTGATAAATTAGTGTTTTCATTTCTATTAATTTGTGCATTATGATCTATTAATGATTGATGGAAGACAGCAAATTGTTGATCTTCATATTAATGATTATCAGCTCTTATGATTTCcatatttgtgaaaagattacATTTTCAGTTTTTGAGACACTGTAAGATATACCTATGTACTAGTGCATGTGATTTGACAACCACGGAAAAAATGATTGTTAGAAGATTTCGAAGAGGGAggttgtaaatttgtaataccCCAAATTTCATTCCACTACTAATTATATACTTGATTCGTCTATTTTCGTGCCATTTGGTCTTTTATTCCCTAGTTACACATGAGTACGTAGTGATGAGTTGAGCACATCGATGATTTTTGTAGACAGGTCATGATGAGGTCTTGGATAAAATAATGATAAAAGACTTGTAAACTCATTACTATATGTTCTCTCTTGAAAAATATAGAATTCCATTTTACATTTTGAGATGAGGGCTTGAATTGTTATAAATTCTATCAAAGTTTATAAGTTTATGGTCcccttggtttttcttcttcaccTCCAACGTCTTCTTATCAATCATTTTCACCTTTCTCCGTCCCTTTTCTGGTTGTTCCACACACTTCTTTTGATTTCGATTCTTTGCTTATTCAGATCCCCTTCCTCTCACTTATAGTGGTTTCCCGCAATTAATCAACAATTAGTTTGCTGTTTGATCTATCACGATATaaaattttatgttttatgGTTCGATTTTGGTGGTTATTAGCCCTATCCTTCCCAGTGATAGTTGGAGGGACAAGGTAGGTGCATCTCAGTGTTGAGATATGAGATTATCGTGCTGATTGTTGTGTTTTTCTCGCAATGCCTGATGCTTTCTGGGCTTTAATTTGGTTGGCTATCGAATTGGATTTTGTGTGTTTCTTGTTCATTTTGTCTTGTTTGTTGTCTATAGCCcatgtttcttgtttctttttgtctCTAAGCTCTGTTGTACGTATTTACATCTTGACATCTGATGTAATTCCTTTATTCTATTAATGAATGTTTGttcttggcaaaaaaaaaaaaaaaacattattgtACTTTTGGTTAGAACTAGTGAGGAGGATTAAAATTTTATAACCATATGGTGTGTTAAGGTTGGTCGAGCAGCCTAGCATAAAACCCTTAAGTCTAGCGTTATAGTTTCAACTTCCATAAGTTTGTAACCAGTAGGTTTGAGGAAACTCTGATTTCGTACGCTTACTGCGGGAGATTAATCCGGCTTTACTGAAACACCCTTGTGAGTCTCAATTCTAATACTAACTAAATGAATGTGTTACTAACTCATTAACATAACTAAAAATTTTTACTACCTCACCCCtataaagaaaacaataaaaaaaaagttatcaaaTAGTAAATAATAAGTGGAATCCGTCACGTGGTAACACGCTTTCTCATAAAGCAGAGGAGTCGTGGATGAATGGAACGACACGTCGTGGGAATATGGAATTTGAGCGCCGCTCCATCCAAAAATTTAAGCTTCGTCTAGAAGCTCTGTCTTGTCGTAATTAATACTTTCCACACTGAGTGAGCCTCACCAAGATTTTACAGAATAAATGCGGAGGGATTCTAattccttccttccttccttcccATATAAAAACAACTCTCGCCGTCTCTGAAAGCgaaacccaaatccaaacccTACCTACTTTTCTCAAACCCACGCCAACATGCTTGGCGCTATAAGGCGAAGACTCGTCTCTGGAGCCTCCTCTCCTTCGGTAactaattcattctttttctacTCTAATTTGAACAAGTAGGCATTAGAGGTCTATTTTTCTCAACATttttgtgctttttttttttcctcagatTTTGGGCCGCTCATTGTCTTCAATCCGACCTATTGCAAACAAGGAGGTCATACTcaagtcctttttttttctttttaattaattgatgaAAGTATATATGAAGTGTCCCTTTCTGATGCTACAGAATGTGCATGGCTGTATGTATTACATGAATTTagtttcatatcaacgtcgaaATGTGACTTTGGTTTATTGCGTTTTGATTTTCATGTGCTTGGGGAACAGATTTTACCTCAAATCGGAGGAGGATTGGGTCATGTGCGCAATTATTCTCACCTCATTTTAGCCGGTAACTTTTTTTAGCACTAGATATGTAAACAAGGTTGTGTTGTTGTCTTTAATGTACAGTGATGATGTTATATCTGTTTTCTCATTACAGGTTCATCGCATTGTATCAGAACTCCGAGGTTAGCGACTCGATTTTTGCTGCTTCTGTCATTTTTGCTGCATCTGTTAGAAATTTCTAGTGCATTTGTTATGAACCAGAGTTTTGATCACTTTCTTCACCCAGTGAGGATTGAACTATTTGATTGCCTGTTACGTTCTCccatctgtgtatatatatgcaaaatcccttttttttttttataaaccttgGTCTGAATCAAATTGAATGGACTTACATGAAACAGTTTTTAGTGAAAGAGGCGTAAATTAATGTTATTCTTTACCGTTTATCTTGTTAAGTTCTCATGGCTTTGGTGTGCAGGGATGTTGGAAGCTCTATTCAGCCAGAGCCTATCAGGCAAATGTGGAGCAGGCCCTTTTCTTCTGAGACTGGTGTGCTACTTCTCCCGTGTTTAACTGACTTATAGTTATAGTTGTCTTGTATGTTTAACTTGTGAATGCCTGTGCGATGAAGGGGATTTGGTTGATGCTGTTGTGCCTTTTATGGGTGAATCTATTACTGATGGAACTTTGGCGACATTCTTGAAGAGTATGCTAGACCAActttgagactttttttttttttccaaatcgTCACAATAATTTGGTATAATTGATAATGTCTGCATTTGGTATTTTGTGACAGAGCCTGGAGACTGGGTGGAAGTTGATGAACCAATTGCTCAAATTGAAACAGATAAGGTGATATCACAAAGCTCTATTTAAACCTATTATGGAAGCGTAGTTGCAAATCATACTGTTACACCCGGTCAGGAATCAGGAGTATGAACTTAATTCTGTATTACTCTTTCATCAGGTCACGATCGATGTTGCTAGTCCTGAATCCGGTGTAATTGAGAAGGTAACAGATTTTGCAGTGCCCTCCTCCTCTTTCAAGATTAATGAATCTCAGTTATGTTGATGCCCTTTTCTGGAAATGGATAGGTTTCTGAATTCTATTATGTTGCGTTCATATTTGGCAGTTTGTAGCCAATGAAGGGGATACTGTGGAACCAGGCACCAAGATTGCTATCATACTAAAGTCCGGTGAAGGTGTATCCCATGTGGGTCCATCTGAGAAAACACTGGAGGAAGCTATTCCACAACCAGCTTCCCCTGTAGAAACAATTAGCAAGAATGAAACATCTAAAGTTGAAACAACTCCAGTTACCGATAAGCCTAAAGGACCCTCCCCACCATCTCCCAAACCCTCAGCTCAAGAACCTCAGCTCCCCCCTAAGGAACGAGAAAGACGAGTAAGTCTTCTAAGGTTTCTTATATTCATTTTACTGTACTTTTTTCTGTGcccttttaaaaaaatttcctgCAATAACTTTCTGTGATTTAGTCTTTTATGGTCTTTCTTTAATCATATGAAACCTCATAATTGTAGATTCCTATGACAACGCTTCGGAAACGAATTGCTAAAAGATTGAAAGATTCACAGAACACATATGCAATGCTTACAACATTCAATGAAGTTGATATGTAAGTTCAAACGAACTATCTGTCAGCTTGTgcactttcttttgttttcatatTTGCTTATTGATTTCCAGAGTTTTTGGTTGTGCCTGGTCTTGAATTCAACTGACAGTTGTGGTACTGAGTAAATCTACTGCTTCAGTATGCCTGTTATAGGGGACTAGTTGCGTAAACTCTGCCTCTTAGTTGTACCAACGGTCATATCTCCGTTCTCTTTTCTTACCTCAGTGATCTTTTGCTTGTGACAGGACAAATTTGATGAATCTTCGTTCTGACTTCAAGGATGCATTTGTTGAGAAGCATGGGGTCAAGTTGGGGCTTATGTCGGGATTCATCAAGGTACATGGTGCTAAATGATACATGTACAATTGCTATGAAGTGTAATGCAGTGTACAGTATActtatatatttgtttttttgttcaCAGGCTGCTGTCAGTGGGCTCCAAAATCAGCCTACTATTAATGCAGTCATTGATGGGGATGATATCATATATAGAGATTACATAGATATAAGTGTAGCCGTGGGTACTCCAAAGGTATGCCAGAATTCTTTCGAGTAATATCAGATGTTCTTCTGGAAAACTCACACAATTAAACTTCACAGTAGCTGCTTCATTGTAGAAGGATTTGTCACAATTTTCAGATCTTTTATCTGGCATTTCCATGTGGAACTTTTGGTTTAACAATCTTCTGTTTATACTGTCCAAAACTTTTTGCAATGTATGCATTCGTCATGGCTATTGAGTTTTCTTAGAGTTCTTGTGAACTGAGAATGCATCTTCAATGTATTTCCTTGCAGGGCCTTGTTGTGCCAGTTATTCGTAATGCTGATAAGATGAATTGTGCTGAGATAGAGAAGGAGATCAATTTCCTCGCAAAGAAGGCAAATGAGGGACGTCTTTCAATCGATGAGATGGCTGGAGGTTCATTTACAATATCCAATGGTGGAGTTTATGGAAGCCTTATAAGTACCCCCATCATCAACCCTCCTCAGGTCTGATTCTTTATCTGACCGAATTGACTTGGACTTTGATCGTCTTATGGCAACAAATGGAACTCACATATCTAATTATAgtaaatttacaaaaatataaagtgAAAAGGAATCTCACATTAGTGCACTATTTGCAGTCGGCAATCTTGGGTATGCACTCAATAGTGACCCGGCCAATGGTTGTTGGGGGTGAGATTGTCCCGCGGCCGATGATGTACATTGCTCTTACCTATGACCATAGGCTGATTGATGGAAGAGAGGCAGTTTACTTCTTGCGTCGTGTTAAAGATGTTGTGGAGGACCCAAGGAGGCTTCTCCTTGATGTATGAGGCCAATCAGGAGTTGAAGTCGTACAAGGTATCTCTCTGGTATTCAAGAATACAGTATACTTTGAATACGTAAACATCAATTTTTGTAGGGGTTATTTTGTTGATTGAGACCTTAGGTGGAACTTCAAGTGCGGCCGGTGGTTGTTATATCTGAAATGATAACTTTGGCAGGGTGTGTCAAAATTAGTTGCTTGACCCAATTCTAGTTGTTTTGTGCTTTAATGAATCTCTTGGAAGGGATTTTGTCTCCAAGTGACACAAGTTTGTTCAAATCTTGCCTTCTATGTGATTCTGCAATGGCATATTGACTTGGACTGTAATCAACCGTGTGTCTCATGTTTTGAATGGgttgttttgtttgattttggggGGGGGCTCTGcttatactactacaatttaaCAGTTTCTTCCTGcttatactactacaatttaaCAGTTTCTTCCTAATCTGTTTTTGGCATTGCAATGAGAACGTAACGTCGTTTAATAGAAATGATTTTCAGGTTTTGCACATCACAATTTGAAAGTTTTGTAAATATTGGAGAAAAGTTCTGTGATTGATACATAATGTTTTTCTATCTAGTATCATTGTGTATTTTTACAATTTGATTGCAAGCGCGTAATATTGGTGACTACGTACTAGTCGAACGTTTTTGTCCATTTTGATAGTTTCAGCTTGCTGACACGGGCTATTAAAAATGTCCATATATGGCCTGACATTACATTTGCTGACATTTTTGGTCAGAAGATCAAAAGCtcaatttttgttgttttggtctTAACGAGTAAATATTCTTTAAGGTCCAACCTCTGATTATAGgccaataaaaacacaaaaaaaataataataataaataaaataaataaaaaataaaaaagagaaagaacccttttttttttattaacagAGAGAACCTTAATGCTCTCTATACCTCTCTCGCCTGTGTCGTTCGGCTTCCGGTTGGTCGAGTTTTGAGACGATTTCCCACTGATCATCTGATACCGAACATGGCAGTGCTCACTGGCTTCTTCGACCAGGTCTTCATATTGGATTGGTGTTGCAATTGATATTCCGGCTCTTCTCAAGTGGCTTCTCACTGTATGGGTTGTCTTCAGTCAAGTCGAGCTTGATAGATCATCTTATATCCCAGTGAGCTTCGGGCCATTATTTGCGATTTTCTTGATTGACCAAATTCGGAAGTTCCCCCCTCATTAACGAGCCAAGTACACCCTCGGGACCtatgttcatcttgagcttgtctATTACATTAATTCACCACGGCTCGTTGGGACAGTTTTTTGTATTAGCCTGGGTATTATACCTGCGGAAGGTCTAGCCCACTTCTACGTTTGGGTGAACCGATACTCAAAGCTTCCAGTTCCGAGTTCATAATATTTGATTATCAGTTTTATGACAcaaaaagaaattagaaaatgaGTGAAATTACTTAGGTCCTGCCTTTTATTGTTGTGCTAAAAAAAAGATCAAATATCATATGTAATCCTCGCTTTAAAAATATAGTCGTATTTCCATAGAAAAAAATTACAGGCGAGTAACAATTCAAACAAATAGTATAAAACTTAGTGaattttattttagaaaatcGGATCAAATGCGTGGTGCCCATAAAACATACCAACAATGAATCAGTCCATGTCCATGACCATTGAACCAAAGTCTCTCTGTAAATGAAATGTTGTCGTTTAATACCATTATAATGAGGAGGACGAGCTCATCGAAAGTTACTCTTTAGCAAAGTAAATATTTGTTGTGTTTTGTTCGGGGCTAATATTATAATGAGGCGGAGAATTTCGATAATATTTcagaatttataaaaaaaaaaaatgaacattacaataaaaaaacataataatctagtagaaaataaaatttagcaAAACTTAAACAATTActctaaatataagggaaatGAACCTAGTCCCACTAAACCAAAGCCGTAACGGTAAGACTATGATTTACCAAATCATTTGCACGTAATTGCCTTCGTGAAAATCATGTGAagatgacaaagccaatattgATTTTACATGGAAAACATAATTTTACGGtggatttgtatatattttgataGTGTCAAATTTTTGTTAGAGCTCAATCACAATTTGAATTGGTTTTTCCTGTGCAGTCACAATTAGAAACTAGTGACAGACTGTGTCCAAAGCAAGGTTCAAAATTTGACCCCCTCCAAATTGTAGTTGAAAGTCATCTAGTCAAATATCAATGTTTGTTTTGGTAAATGGTCAAACACTCGTATTGAGTTCCTTTTAAGGCTTTATATGTTAAAAGCAAAAAAACACAACCCCACAACCATTTCCtggctctctccctctcccttctACATATATATTGACCCAACTCTCACTCATCTCACCACAACACCTTCAATCTCAAGTTTCAAACAGACCACACTAAAAATCTGTTTGAATCAAAGCCACTCTTCAAgcttctttttgttcttgttcATGGCCTCTATTCAAGCTTCTTTTTGTTCTGCTTCATTTTCTTCAGCTTCCTCTAGAAAAATCAAAGCTACTCTCCACTCCCAAAACATTGAATCATCCCGTCTTTCAGTTCCCAGGCTCCTGGTTAATGAACTGAATCAAAGGAATGGATCACTCAACCTAACAGCCACTTCATCTGAAATAGAAGTGAAACCATTATTTGACAACAGAAAAAGGTCAAATCTCGGTGACTCAGTTTCAGATTCAAACTTTGTCCAAGAGCTCTATGCAATAATGGAAATTGTGGCAGATAGAATAGAAATGCACAACAACATAAAGGCTCAGAGGGACAACTGGAATGGTCTGCTTCTCAACTCTGTGAATGGGATGACAGCCACAGCTGCAATCATGGCGGGACTTGCATCTGTCTCTGGATCTGGACCGTCCATTTTGTCTCTCAAGATCTCATCAAGTCTCCTATACATGGCTGTGACTGGGATTGTTCTAGTGATGAACAAGATCCAACCTTCACAGCTAGCAGAGGAACAAAGAAATGCTTCAAGGCTGTTcaagaagcttcatgaagaaatcaaaaccACTTTGGCTCTCAAAAACCCAGTTACTTCTTATGATGTGAAAGTCACAATGGAAAAGGTTTTGGCTTTGGATAAGGCATACCCACTTCCCTTACTTGGAACCATGATTGAGAAGTTTCCACAAATTGTGGAGCCAGCTGTGTGGTGGCCTGAGGAAGAACCCAAGTGCCATGATCATAACATGAGTGACAAGTTTGAGAGGAATGGGTGGAATGAGAATCTTGAAGAGGAACTGAAGGAGGTTTTGTGCGTAATGAAGGGAAGGGACTCCGCAGAATATGCAAGGCTAAGCAACATGGTGTTGAAGGTCAACAAGGTCTTGGCTTTCTGTGGTCCTTTGCTTACTGGGTCTGCTGCAATTGGGTCAGGTCTTATTGGGTTGCCTGGTTTTGGGTCATGGGGTGCTGTTTTGGGTGTGGTTTTGGGGGCTTTGGGCACTGTGGTTAACAGTTTGGAGCACGGAGGGCAAGTTGGAATGGTGTTTGAGATGTATAGGAGCTCTGCTGGGTTCTTCAAGCTCATGGAGGAGACCATTGAGTCAACTTTGAAGGAAAGAGAGGTTGGGGATAGAGAAAATGGGGAGCTCTTTGAAGTGAAGGTGGCTCTTCAGCTTGGTAGGAGTTTGTCTGAGCTCAGAGACCTTGCAAGTGCTTCATCTTTGTCTTCAAGAATTCAACAGGCCAAAGAAGAATTTGCAAGCAAGCTTTTTTGATTAGTTTTGTGTATGGATTAATTTGTTAAGAGACTGAAATGTAAATTTAGGAAGCACAGATCATGTTGAGTTAGAGTGTATCTCCTTTTTGATATGACAACAAGTCTTTAGTCACTCAACCATTAAACTGGTCATCAAACTCATTGTCCAGTGTTGAtatttcaatgaaaacaagCCACTGGTTTTTTCTGCAAGCCTAGAGTTGATTCATGGATCATTGAACACTCGAGTTGGACATGAAACCCGGTAAGCCGTTTTGGTGGCGGTTGGTCTGTCATTGAACCTTCACTGGCGGTTAACTGAATATGCTCCGAAGTATAATATAATAGGCTAAATTATTTAGATGCAACTGCACTCATTTTTATACATATGCATTAAGAGTTCCAAGTCAACCTTTTCATTAAAAACGTTTAATTAAAAAGGTTGAAATTGATTCTTCTTGATGAACTACTCGACCAATAATAAGACCAAGGAGTCGCTGCATGCATGTGCCTTGATTTCTTGTTTTCATTTGttcttatttatttctttttgttgtttctattttctagttAGCATGCATGAGCTAATaactataccaaaaaaatatagacacacacacacaacgtTGGTTTGTagtttacaaaaaataaaataactttaGCAACTACTATTCGCTGAGGGGTTGTGCTTGTATAGTTGTATGCCATCCATCACCTAGCCATGCCAGCTTATAGCAACCAATCTTTTGTCGCCTCGGGTgaactctttttatttttatatgtgaGGTTTTTATCGATGATAATCAAAAGCGTGTGCATTATCTTTTTTATGACGGATTTTTCAGGACAAACCGTTTAACGGTTAAAGAGTGTTTcattatattttaattttttacgaGGTTTTTACCGACAAAAAATTCAATGACATAAATGTGTTCCTCTTTATTTTGTTATCTTTTTCATATAGGTGGCTTTTAGGATGTACAATTCAATGCATAAGTTACTTAgaggaattttttattttaatttcttttgtggAAAGCTTTTTTACTGATGAATAATTCATTGAGAAAAATCTCCTAAAGAGATACTTTTTGATGATAATTTTCATAGGTAAAAGTGCATACTTTTTTATAtaaagaaattttattcacacattgCAAAATAATGAAGTACTAGATGATGTTTATTAATACACCACCTATTAACATATTTAGTTTAATATTGACTAGAAACACAACTCCAGACTATCTAAACTATCCTCATTCACGATCCATCATACCCATTCACTAAATACACAtccttttttatatatataccatCTTAATTTTTAACCTTAATGTTAAAAAGATTCAATTCTCATAATCTTTGTCAATCTTTTGAATATACGAAATCGAATTCTATTCCATCAATCTCTCTATTCCAAACCATTAATCCTTGACAAAATTCAATTAATTCAAATCGAACTGCGTATTCATCAAGTTGAGATTTATGAAATAAGGATTCACAGCAATGTCTATCACGGAATCTCCGACTGCTGCTAAGAAAGTGGTTATTCATCTTAGAGCTACTAGTGATGCCCCTGAAGCAAGCGAAATTCAATATACCTGTAACGAACAAATTTGCTAAAGTGATTGATTTTTTAAGGAGGCAACTTCACCGGGATACGTTGTTTGCGTATGTCAACAGTGCATTCTCTCCAAACCCAAATAAATTGGTTATGAATCTGTATaataattttggttttgatggTAGACTGACGGTCAATTATGCTTATACCATGGCATGGGGCTAACTATCAGTGTGGGGTTGGCAAACATACAACTATTGATAATGAGGTCATCAAATTTTGCTTTCCACAACAACGTGGAACATGAGTTGCTATGGAGATATGAAGAAATTTTGGACTCCTTTTTTGTACATATTTCTTTCAATTGGTGGCCATATAACTTTTCAACAAGTCTAGATGTAAAGCCAAACATTGATATATGATGAGGTTTACCTTTATTcacaattaaagaaaaaaaaaaacactcactAGGGTTCTAAGTTTGCATCTTCATTCACGTCATTCACATAGAGGAGAAGAAAATACTAAATTAGGTATAATTATGTTTCCTTATCTTATATAAATGTCTCTTTTGATAATTTAACGTATCCATAAAATCTGATTTTAGGTATGCTAAAAAAGATATGTGCatacccctttcaaaaaaaaaaaaaaaaaagatatgcgCATTTGGTATTTAGAGGTGTGAAATATGTTTTTATGATATATAGGTTTGGTCAAACATGTGCAGTTTCAATATAGAAAATTGTTTAaggtttcccttttttttttttttttttcaaagaggATCAGATGATTTCACTCTTACTCCTATAGTGACTCGAACTCAGCACTTTAATCTTAGGTAGTGAGTGCTCTAACTATTGAGCTAACACCACATCGTCAAAAAATTGTTTAAGGGTCATTAGCTGTAAACCCACACCTAACCCGCATGTGCCAAGGGCTTGACTGGCTCTTCAGCACGAAAAGTACTCTTCAGCACGAAAGGTACAAGCCTCATCTTTCCATTTCTTGTTTTAAAAAGAGCTTAGAAGATTGGCGCTTTTCCTTGTCATCTTATCCCACGAGTTTGCAGAATTTCCAACCATTTGCTTAAGATAAGGGTTTCGTGTATCACTATTATTAGAAGGGAAATAATTGGTGCTCTATATGAACAAACATGTGAGAATGATACTATATAATGTAATAATAAAACAATATTCAGATGTCGAGTAAAATAACCTGTTTCTTTGTCCTAATAAGCTATCAACCCCAACAGCAATTGGCGTTTCTGCAACTAGGCATTATGTTTCCCTCAAGAAACCCTGATTTCTGAGTCACACTACCCTAATAATTGAGTAAGATAATCATACTAATTGACTCAAGTGAAGACGCTAAGCAGCTTGACCATGACAGATCCTAAAATGCCGAAAAGAAATCAGCACAAGTCATACAATGGTATAAGATTGAACGTtggcaagaaaaaaaattactaggTTGAACAATAGAAAACTTTGAAAATCTCATTTACCAAAATCATttatgttagcgtgagtcaatgTATCTTATTTAGAATATTCTTATTCTATTAGGAATGTACTTATTGTATGCAATTAGGAATGTAATTATCCCTTTAATTGTAATTAGCACTTACCTAGTTAGTATATGTAACCCTAGtatataaatacctccttgtgagaagaataaaattatctcatcattctctcaaatacattcttattctcaagttggtatcagagcaaagatccgtattggactttgtctctttgttctttcattgctctcaattctctcaatttaatttctcttaaaTTTTCTTCTATCCAGTAATCGGGATTTGTTTGTCTGTGTTCTTGTGATTGAGAGTATTCAAACCTTTAAACCTAGAatttgggttttaggttttttttttttttccttcaagcCTCTATTGTTCGTTTTTTCGGCCTACccaattttatctttttattccGCTGTGCTCTGTTACTGCAATGGGAGGACAAGGGTCAGGCAAGGATGATGATGTCGCTGTTCAAAAGGTGGAGGTATCTCTGAATCAAGACTCTTCTGGGGGTTTTGGTGGTGCTAAGTTGAATGGCACCAATTACCGTActtggaggaagatgatgacTGCCCATTTGTGTGGGCTTGAcaagatgggatatgtgaatggcACAATTGAAGTACCAGATGAGAAGGACCTAGGGTTCGGAAAGTGGGAGAACTCAAATGGGTCTGTGATGTCCATCCTCTACAAATCAATGACCGATGAGGTAGTTCAATTGATCATTGGATGTGAGACAGCTGCTGAGATATGGAAGACTTTGAAAGAGTTGTATCTCAATGATTCTGACTTTGCTCAGATTCATGAACTCCACACCAAGGCATTCAAGATGACTCAGAATGGACAATGTGTATCCCTTTATTTTGCTGCTTTGAAGAACATCTGGTTGGAGATTGATCAGAGGCGCCCCAATAAGATGAAGAATGCTGATGATATCAAGCTGCACAATGAGGAGAAAGATTTGTTGCGGGTGCATATATTTCTGAATGGACTTGATTCCAAGCATGCTAGTGCCAAAGGTGAGTTGTTAAGGCTTGCTACTCCTCCTTCCCTTGATGGAGCCTTTGCTTATATTCGCAAGGATGAGGCTCAACTAGAGAGTGCTAAGGCAATTCATTCTGAATTGTCTAGTCTCACAGTTCAGTCTAATCCTACACCACCTAAATATGTGCCACCACATACTCAACAGTTGCGTCCTCAGTCTAGCTTTACATCACCTACTGG
It encodes:
- the LOC112166144 gene encoding dihydrolipoyllysine-residue succinyltransferase component of 2-oxoglutarate dehydrogenase complex 2, mitochondrial, which gives rise to MLGAIRRRLVSGASSPSILGRSLSSIRPIANKEILPQIGGGLGHVRNYSHLILAGSSHCIRTPRDVGSSIQPEPIRQMWSRPFSSETGDLVDAVVPFMGESITDGTLATFLKKPGDWVEVDEPIAQIETDKVTIDVASPESGVIEKFVANEGDTVEPGTKIAIILKSGEGVSHVGPSEKTLEEAIPQPASPVETISKNETSKVETTPVTDKPKGPSPPSPKPSAQEPQLPPKERERRIPMTTLRKRIAKRLKDSQNTYAMLTTFNEVDMTNLMNLRSDFKDAFVEKHGVKLGLMSGFIKAAVSGLQNQPTINAVIDGDDIIYRDYIDISVAVGTPKGLVVPVIRNADKMNCAEIEKEINFLAKKANEGRLSIDEMAGGSFTISNGGVYGSLISTPIINPPQSAILGMHSIVTRPMVVGGEIVPRPMMYIALTYDHRLIDGREAVYFLRRVKDVVEDPRRLLLDV
- the LOC112164996 gene encoding probable F-box protein At4g22030, translating into MASIQASFCSASFSSASSRKIKATLHSQNIESSRLSVPRLLVNELNQRNGSLNLTATSSEIEVKPLFDNRKRSNLGDSVSDSNFVQELYAIMEIVADRIEMHNNIKAQRDNWNGLLLNSVNGMTATAAIMAGLASVSGSGPSILSLKISSSLLYMAVTGIVLVMNKIQPSQLAEEQRNASRLFKKLHEEIKTTLALKNPVTSYDVKVTMEKVLALDKAYPLPLLGTMIEKFPQIVEPAVWWPEEEPKCHDHNMSDKFERNGWNENLEEELKEVLCVMKGRDSAEYARLSNMVLKVNKVLAFCGPLLTGSAAIGSGLIGLPGFGSWGAVLGVVLGALGTVVNSLEHGGQVGMVFEMYRSSAGFFKLMEETIESTLKEREVGDRENGELFEVKVALQLGRSLSELRDLASASSLSSRIQQAKEEFASKLF
- the LOC112203712 gene encoding uncharacterized protein LOC112203712; translated protein: MGGQGSGKDDDVAVQKVEVSLNQDSSGGFGGAKLNGTNYRTWRKMMTAHLCGLDKMGYVNGTIEVPDEKDLGFGKWENSNGSVMSILYKSMTDEVVQLIIGCETAAEIWKTLKELYLNDSDFAQIHELHTKAFKMTQNGQCVSLYFAALKNIWLEIDQRRPNKMKNADDIKLHNEEKDLLRVHIFLNGLDSKHASAKGELLRLATPPSLDGAFAYIRKDEAQLESAKAIHSELSSLTVQSNPTPPKYVPPHTQQLRPQSSFTSPTGNRPLQLLQTVRAH